The stretch of DNA GCCTCCGCGCAGTCGGCGGCGGCCTGCTCGGTGGTGCCCACCCAGTCGTTCATCATCCGGGCCCGGATCTGCAGGACGAACGCCAGGTCGGATTCCGTCCCGTGCACCCGGCAGCCGGCCACCGCGTCGTCCAGCAGCGGCCGGAGTCGGTCCATGTCCCCGGCCAGGAAGGAGGCGAAGACCCGGAGCAGGCCGGGGAAGCGGTAGGCCTGCGGCAGGTCCGGGGTGTACGTGGCGGTGATCCGCCGGGCCAGGTCGGCCATCTCGGTCTTGCCCAGCATCGCCATGTCGGCGCTGAACATCCCGATCAGCCGGTGGATATGCAGCTGGCGGCGGGCCTCCTGGAGCAGCTCGGGGGCCAGCGGCGGCGGCGAGTCCAGTGGCCCGGTGAGCAGCGGCACCGGCGCCGGGGCGCCGTCGGCGAACGGGTCCGGCCCCAGGCCCGCGACCAGCTCGGCCCAGTCCCGGGCCTCCAGCCGGAAGTCGCGCAGCGACCAGAACCAGTCCATGCCGAGCACGATCAGCAGCGCCTCCTCCTCGTCCCCGGTGTCCACCGCCCGGCGCAGCGCGGCCCGGACGTTGTCCTGCTCGCGCTCCAGCACGCCCAGCCAGTGCAGTTGGTCGGCGCCGTGCAGGTTGGCGTACGCCTCGCGGACGAACTCGCGGCAGGCCACCGTGTGCCGCCGGGCCGTCTCGCCGCGCGGCCCCTCCGGCTCGGCCTCGGCGAGGCGCTCGGTGGCGTACTCGTGGATGATCTCCAACATCCAGTACCGGGGCTCGTCCTCGGCCAGGCCCGCCACCAGCAGCGACTTGTCCACCAGCGAGAGCACCAGGTCGGCCACGTCCTCCCGGACCACCTCGACCCCGTCGGCGCAGACCTGCTCGGCGGCCTCCAGGGTCCAGCCGCCCGCGAAGACCGAGAGCCGGCGCAGCACCGCACGCTCGCGCTTGCCGAGCAGCTCCCAGCTCCAGTCCACCACCGCGCGCAGCGTCTGCTGGCGCGGCAGCAGCGTCCGTGAACCGGCCGTGAGCAGGGCGAACCGGCTGTCCAGCCGGTCGGCGAGCCGGCGCGGGGTCAGCCCGCGCAGCCGGGCGGCGGCCAGTTCGATGGCCAGCGGCAGCCCGTCGAGCCGACGGCAGATCTCGGCGCAGGCGGCCGGGTCCTCCGCCGGGTCGAAACCCGGGCGGGCGGCCGCCCCGCGCTCGGCCAGCAGCCGCAGCGCCACCTGGTCCGGCAGCGGCTCGACCGGCACCACGGCCTCGCCGGGCACCCCGAGCGGCTCCCGGCTGGTGGCCAGCACGGTCAGGCCCGGGCATTCGGCGAGCAGGTGGTCGGTGAGCTCGGCCGCCGCCTGGATCAGGTGCTCGCAGTTGTCGATCACCAGCAGCATCCGGCGCTGGGCGCAGTGCTCCACGATCCGGCGCACCGGATCCGCACTGCGGGAGACCTCGGCCACCGCCCCGCCCGCGTGCAGCACCGTCTCCCGCAGCCCGAGCGCCGAGAACACCGCCCCGGCCACCGCCGCCGGCTCGTCCAGCGGCGCCAGCTCGGCGAACCAGACCCCGTCCGGCCACACCTCCCCCCGCTGCTCCAGCTGCGCTGCCTCCAGCGACAGCCGCGTCTTCCCCGACCCCCCGGGCCCGGTCAACGTGGTCAGCCGCCCGGCGCCCAGCGCCGCCCGCAGCGCCGCCAGCTCCTCCTCCCGACCGACGAAGCTGGTCAGCCGCGGCCGCAGATTCCCCACCGGGCGCCCGCCCGCACCATCCACCAAACGCCCGGATGCACCATCCAGCGAACGCGCGCCCGCACCATCCACCAAACGCCCGGATGCACCATCCAGCGAACGCGCGGTTGCACTATCCAGGGGCGCGGGGAACTGCGCGAGGTCGGCAGGCACCGCCCCCGCACTCGCCCTCACACCTGCCCCCGCTCCCCCAGTGGCCCCCACCCCCGAACCGGCTCCCGCCACCGAACGGGCCCCCGCTCCCGCCCCCGCAAGAAGCTCCCCGTGCAGCGCCCGCAGCTCCGGCCCAGGATCGGCCCCCAACTCCTCCGCGAGAGCGCGCCGCACCACCTCGTACCGCCGCAGCGCATCCGCCGTCCGGCCGCTATCGCGCAGGGCGCGGATCAGCAGCACCTGGAGCTGCTCGTCCAGCGGGTGAAGCTCGCAGAGCTCGGTCAGCTCGGCGGTGGTCTCGGCCGCCTGGCCGAGGGCCAGGCGGGCGGTCAGCAGCAGCCGGTGCGCCTCGTCCCGCTGGCCCTCCAGCCGGGTGGCGGCGCCCGCCGCGTCCGGCAGGTCGGCCAGCGCCGGCCCGCGCCAGAGCGCCAGCGCGGCGGTCAGCCGGTCGACGGCCGCCCCGGCGTCACCGGCCGCGAGCGCCGTCCGCCCCTCGCCCACGAGCTGCTGGAAGTCCCCCAGGTCGGTGCTGCGCCCGGTCAGCCAGTACCCCGCCGGCCCGGACCCGACCTCGTCCCGCCCCACCGTCCGCCGCAACCGCCCCACCAGGGTCTGCAGCGCGGCCAAGGCGTCCTGCGGCTGGTCCGCCCCCCACACCTCCTCGACCAACAGCTCCGCCGGGCACGGCCGCCCTTGACGCAAGGTCAGCGCCGCGAGCAACGCCCGCAACCGCGCGCCACCCAACGCGACCTGGGTGCCGTCGTCCTGCCGGGCCGTGGTGATGCCGAGGATGCCGTAGTACACCGGACCATTCTGGTGTACGAGCCCGCCGCCCGGTGACGGTGGCGGGGAAGTGGACAGGCGGTGGACACCTCGACGGTTGCCGCCGGACACGGGGGCCCGGCATCATCGGGGGTCCGTCCTGCCCTCTCTAATGCTCGGAGCCCCGCACCATGACCTTTGCCGACACGGAGCGCTCGCGGAGCGAGGAGAGCCGGATCAGCCCGGTGTTCTGGGTGCTGCTGGCCACCCTGGTGACGTCCGGACTGGCGGTCGGGAACGGGTACGGGAACGCGCGGCTGGGGATCTTCCTCTTCGTGGTCTCGGGGTGGATGGTCTCGCTCTGCCTGCACGAGTACGCGCACGCCCGCACCGCGCTGCACGGCGGTGACCTGACCGTGGGCGCCAAGGGGTACCTGACCCTCAACCCCTTCAAGTACGCGAACGCGCTGTTCAGCTTCGTGCTGCCGATCGTGTTCGTGATCCTGGGCGGGATCGGCCTCCCCGGCGGGGCCGTCTACATCGAGCGGCACCGGATCCAGGGCCGGCTCAAGCACAGCCTGATCTCGGCCGCCGGCCCGCTGGTCAACGTGGTGCTGGCGCTGGTGTTCCTGCTGCCGGTGGGCCTGGGCTGGTTCGACCTGATCTCGCCGCAGGTGGTGGTCGACGACCACCAGTACCAGGAGACCTACCTCCAGGTGGCCTTCGCCTTCCTCGGCTACCTCCAGCTGACCGCCGCGGTGCTCAACCTGCTGCCGGTGCCCGGCCTGGACGGGTACGGGATCCTCGAGCCGTGGCTCTCCTGGAAGACCCGCCGCGCGGTGGAGCCGTTCGCGCCGTACGGGATGCTGGCCCTGTTCGTGCTGCTCTGGCAGTCGCCGCTGGGCGGCTACTTCCTGCGACTGGTGCTCTGGGTGATGGACCTGGTCGGCGTCGAATCCGGGCTGGTGGGAGCCGGCTACCAGCTGTTCCGCTTCTGGGAGAGCTGAACCCACCCGGCCTGACACTGTCGCAAGGCTGTGACAGAGGGGCCCTGCGGATCGCCCCCTTTTCTCAGATCGAGTGCATACGCTCGACGGTATGCCTTCGTCGAACCGCCCCTCCGCCACCCAGAAGCTCGGGCTCGCCGGCAAGCTGGTCGCCATCAGTGTCGTGGCGGGTGTGATCACCGCCGGTCTCGCGCTGCCCGCCGTGGGCAGTGTGGGGCTGGGGACCAAGGACGCGATATCCGACTTCAACAGCCTCCCCGACGACTTCACCACCCCGCCGCTCTCGCAGTCCTCCACGGTCTACGACGCGGCGGGCAACGTGATCGCCACGGTCTTCGACCGTGACCGCACGGTGGTGCCGAGCGACCAGATCGCCCCGGTGATGAAGCAGGCCCTGGTCGACATCGAGGACAACCGCTTCTACCAGCACGGCGCCGTCGACCTGAAGGGCATCCTCCGGGCGATCGACAAGAACGCCGCCGGCGGCGGGGTCAGCCAGGGCGCCTCGACGCTGACCCAGCAGTACGTGAAGAACGTCTTCGTGGACGAGGCCGGCGACGACCAGAAGGCCGTGCTGGCCGCCCAGGCGCAGAACCTCGGCCGCAAGGTCAAGGAGATGAAGTACGCGATCAAGGTCGAGGAGACCTTGACCAAGGACCAGATCCTGACCAACTACCTGAACATCACCTTCTTCGGCGAGCAGGCCTACGGCATCGAGGCCGCCGCCCGGCGGTACTTCAGCGTGCACGCCAAGGACCTCTCGCTGCCGCAGGCGGCGCTGCTGGCCGGTCTGGTGCAGTCGCCCAGCGGCTACGACCCGATCGCCAACCCGAAGACGGCCAAGGAGCGCCGGGACACGG from Kitasatospora sp. MMS16-BH015 encodes:
- a CDS encoding BTAD domain-containing putative transcriptional regulator — encoded protein: MYYGILGITTARQDDGTQVALGGARLRALLAALTLRQGRPCPAELLVEEVWGADQPQDALAALQTLVGRLRRTVGRDEVGSGPAGYWLTGRSTDLGDFQQLVGEGRTALAAGDAGAAVDRLTAALALWRGPALADLPDAAGAATRLEGQRDEAHRLLLTARLALGQAAETTAELTELCELHPLDEQLQVLLIRALRDSGRTADALRRYEVVRRALAEELGADPGPELRALHGELLAGAGAGARSVAGAGSGVGATGGAGAGVRASAGAVPADLAQFPAPLDSATARSLDGASGRLVDGAGARSLDGASGRLVDGAGGRPVGNLRPRLTSFVGREEELAALRAALGAGRLTTLTGPGGSGKTRLSLEAAQLEQRGEVWPDGVWFAELAPLDEPAAVAGAVFSALGLRETVLHAGGAVAEVSRSADPVRRIVEHCAQRRMLLVIDNCEHLIQAAAELTDHLLAECPGLTVLATSREPLGVPGEAVVPVEPLPDQVALRLLAERGAAARPGFDPAEDPAACAEICRRLDGLPLAIELAAARLRGLTPRRLADRLDSRFALLTAGSRTLLPRQQTLRAVVDWSWELLGKRERAVLRRLSVFAGGWTLEAAEQVCADGVEVVREDVADLVLSLVDKSLLVAGLAEDEPRYWMLEIIHEYATERLAEAEPEGPRGETARRHTVACREFVREAYANLHGADQLHWLGVLEREQDNVRAALRRAVDTGDEEEALLIVLGMDWFWSLRDFRLEARDWAELVAGLGPDPFADGAPAPVPLLTGPLDSPPPLAPELLQEARRQLHIHRLIGMFSADMAMLGKTEMADLARRITATYTPDLPQAYRFPGLLRVFASFLAGDMDRLRPLLDDAVAGCRVHGTESDLAFVLQIRARMMNDWVGTTEQAAADCAEALELFTRTGDRWGMSEALSAAGENAAKAGDSRRAVDCYRRAIELAGELGSWQEIPTLQVRLGEALFELDEAEGERLIREALDGLTFKSHSHDGAAMFGRLALCALLTWRGEYPAALGQLDALKVDQRSFGPLVPDVFLGIVDSLRAWVHARAGEPQRAAELLRLGRARLRQVDELASVFAQHMTVMLAMPAAGVLTALAGQTGDLRLARRAVLLLGAQTQLHGDIGTFLERRERELAEEVLLGMLGEAAYAEALAEGGLLSITETAALLDECLD
- a CDS encoding site-2 protease family protein, whose product is MTFADTERSRSEESRISPVFWVLLATLVTSGLAVGNGYGNARLGIFLFVVSGWMVSLCLHEYAHARTALHGGDLTVGAKGYLTLNPFKYANALFSFVLPIVFVILGGIGLPGGAVYIERHRIQGRLKHSLISAAGPLVNVVLALVFLLPVGLGWFDLISPQVVVDDHQYQETYLQVAFAFLGYLQLTAAVLNLLPVPGLDGYGILEPWLSWKTRRAVEPFAPYGMLALFVLLWQSPLGGYFLRLVLWVMDLVGVESGLVGAGYQLFRFWES